The following coding sequences are from one Paraburkholderia caballeronis window:
- a CDS encoding 2-aminoethylphosphonate ABC transporter permease subunit — MSSLSTPDAAGGLSAARRAESAAAHAAAVRRRERRAQWHLAFIVVFVLGPLVVYPLSRLVLLSLTDAHGLSLHAYIAFFGNPESRGVIGTTLWILFVSAGLASVLGVCLAAILFFRPFPGARLVTRFLELFVAFPSFLVAFTLIFLYGSQGSFSIALQRLLHRETPPLDFLFGIGGVVLAEVVFYAPFVVRPTLAAFALLDMRLVEAARSLGANSAMVAARVILPLAWPGIAAGTLLCFLLTFNEFGILLVLGSAHLITLPVAIYSAATVDLDLPTAAAGAVVMLAMSLSLYALYRRVDRRAGRGNRNGR; from the coding sequence ATGTCGTCCTTGTCCACCCCTGACGCGGCCGGCGGCCTGTCCGCCGCGCGCCGCGCCGAAAGCGCCGCCGCGCACGCGGCCGCGGTGCGTCGCCGCGAACGGCGCGCGCAATGGCACCTGGCGTTCATCGTCGTGTTCGTGCTCGGGCCGCTCGTCGTCTATCCGCTGAGCCGGCTCGTGCTGTTGAGCCTCACCGATGCGCATGGCTTGAGCCTGCACGCGTATATCGCGTTCTTCGGCAATCCGGAGTCGCGCGGCGTGATCGGCACGACGCTGTGGATCCTGTTCGTCAGCGCGGGCCTCGCGTCGGTGCTCGGCGTCTGCCTCGCGGCGATCCTGTTTTTCAGGCCGTTTCCGGGCGCGCGGCTCGTGACGCGCTTCCTCGAACTGTTCGTCGCGTTCCCGTCGTTCCTTGTCGCGTTCACGCTGATCTTTCTGTACGGCTCGCAAGGCTCGTTCAGCATCGCGCTGCAACGGCTGCTGCATCGCGAGACGCCGCCGCTCGATTTCCTGTTCGGCATCGGCGGCGTGGTTCTGGCGGAGGTCGTGTTTTATGCGCCGTTCGTCGTGCGGCCGACGCTCGCCGCGTTCGCGCTGCTCGACATGCGGCTCGTCGAGGCCGCGCGCAGTCTAGGCGCGAACAGCGCGATGGTCGCCGCGCGCGTGATCCTGCCGCTCGCGTGGCCAGGCATCGCGGCCGGCACGCTGCTGTGTTTCCTGCTGACGTTCAACGAGTTCGGCATCCTGCTCGTGCTCGGCAGCGCGCATCTCATCACGCTGCCGGTCGCGATCTACAGCGCGGCGACCGTCGATCTCGACCTGCCGACCGCCGCCGCGGGCGCGGTCGTGATGCTCGCGATGTCGCTGTCGCTGTATGCGCTGTACCGGCGGGTCGATCGCCGCGCGGGGCGGGGGAATCGTAATGGCCGCTGA
- the phnV gene encoding 2-aminoethylphosphonate ABC transport system, membrane component PhnV encodes MAADPGRIALPKHLRARPVTRRFAARVASGVLLAFAALLCVWLFVLPVAVVALSSVASHWSGTIFPDGFSTRWFERLGSSDFDAVVTSIEVGFGVAVLGTAVGLWLALALEGRDRRGLGALVDLLAMVPNGVPSVVLGLAVLIAYHKAPLDLSGSAAIVVLVQLALVLPFCYRCASAALRPELTVLREAAASLGAPPSMVLRRVVLPQLVPAIRASLALGFALSLGELGATLTVYPPGFATVPIVVVGQVERGYYLPASALSLILLLVSLAALVLIAARAPRRPAD; translated from the coding sequence ATGGCCGCTGATCCCGGTCGCATTGCGTTGCCGAAGCATCTGCGCGCGCGGCCCGTGACGCGCCGGTTCGCGGCGCGCGTTGCAAGCGGCGTGCTGCTCGCGTTCGCCGCGTTGCTGTGCGTGTGGCTGTTCGTGCTGCCGGTCGCCGTCGTCGCGCTGTCGAGCGTCGCGTCGCACTGGTCGGGGACGATCTTCCCGGACGGCTTCAGCACGCGCTGGTTCGAGCGTCTCGGTTCGAGCGACTTCGACGCGGTCGTCACCAGCATCGAGGTCGGCTTCGGCGTCGCGGTGCTCGGCACCGCGGTCGGGCTGTGGCTCGCGCTGGCGCTAGAAGGTCGCGACCGGCGCGGCCTCGGCGCGCTCGTCGATCTGCTCGCGATGGTGCCGAACGGCGTGCCGAGCGTGGTGCTCGGCCTCGCGGTGCTGATCGCGTATCACAAGGCGCCGCTCGACCTGTCGGGTTCGGCCGCGATTGTCGTGCTCGTGCAGCTCGCGCTGGTGCTGCCGTTCTGCTATCGATGCGCGTCGGCCGCGCTGCGGCCCGAACTGACCGTGCTGCGCGAAGCGGCCGCGAGCCTCGGCGCGCCGCCTTCGATGGTGCTGCGGCGGGTCGTGCTGCCGCAACTCGTGCCGGCGATCCGCGCGAGTCTCGCGCTCGGTTTCGCGCTGTCGCTCGGCGAGCTGGGCGCGACGCTGACCGTCTATCCGCCCGGCTTCGCGACGGTGCCGATCGTGGTCGTGGGCCAGGTCGAGCGCGGTTATTACCTGCCGGCGTCCGCGCTGTCGCTGATCCTGCTGCTCGTGTCGCTCGCGGCGCTGGTGCTGATCGCGGCGCGCGCGCCGCGCCGTCCCGCGGACTGA
- a CDS encoding LysR family transcriptional regulator: protein MDTLQNMRVFVRVVEAGSFTAAAQSLDSTTGAMSRAVSELEAHLRTRLLNRSTRRLALTPAGERYLKRCTQILADVDSAEEEASCAHERPAGALRMHSFASIGQQYVLPAISRYRALHPEVTVELTLSQRMPDLFEGSSDVSIVTASSLPNSDLVSHQLGSSCSILCASPAYLRAHGAPRVPADLAHHDCLILKTPAFPAHEWVLEGPEGSVEMEVDGPVQVNIAESLAVAIREGMGIGTLPVYAAVEGLSNGTLMRVLPHHTLQKTNVYALYPSRKFVDAKTKTWVEFLRAHLPEVIARDQALLDELTQEQLAGEALAAVEDEDVVHAVKSTN, encoded by the coding sequence ATGGATACGCTACAAAATATGCGGGTCTTCGTCCGCGTGGTCGAAGCCGGCAGTTTCACTGCCGCTGCGCAGTCGCTCGATTCGACGACGGGTGCGATGTCGCGCGCCGTGTCGGAACTCGAAGCGCATCTGCGCACGCGCCTGCTGAATCGCTCGACGCGCCGGCTCGCGCTGACGCCCGCGGGCGAGCGGTATCTGAAACGCTGCACGCAGATACTCGCCGACGTCGACAGCGCCGAAGAGGAAGCGAGCTGCGCACACGAACGCCCTGCCGGCGCGTTGCGCATGCATAGTTTCGCGAGCATCGGACAGCAATACGTGCTGCCGGCGATCTCGCGCTACCGCGCGTTGCATCCGGAAGTGACGGTAGAGCTGACGCTGTCGCAGCGGATGCCGGATCTGTTCGAGGGCAGCAGCGACGTGTCGATCGTGACGGCGTCGTCGCTGCCGAATTCGGATCTCGTCTCGCATCAACTCGGATCGAGCTGCAGCATCCTGTGCGCGTCGCCAGCGTATCTGCGAGCGCACGGTGCGCCGCGCGTGCCGGCCGATCTCGCGCATCACGACTGCCTGATCCTGAAGACGCCCGCGTTTCCGGCCCACGAGTGGGTGTTGGAAGGTCCGGAAGGCAGCGTCGAGATGGAAGTGGATGGACCGGTGCAGGTGAATATCGCGGAATCGCTTGCTGTCGCGATCCGGGAGGGGATGGGTATCGGCACGCTGCCGGTGTATGCGGCGGTCGAAGGACTAAGCAATGGAACGCTGATGCGCGTGCTGCCCCATCACACGCTGCAGAAGACCAACGTGTATGCGCTTTATCCGTCGCGCAAGTTCGTCGATGCGAAAACGAAGACGTGGGTGGAGTTTTTGCGGGCGCACCTGCCGGAGGTGATTGCCCGCGATCAGGCGCTGCTCGATGAGCTTACGCAGGAACAGCTGGCTGGTGAAGCGTTAGCGGCTGTCGAGGATGAAGACGTCGTGCATGCGGTGAAAAGCACGAACTGA
- the phnS gene encoding 2-aminoethylphosphonate ABC transporter substrate-binding protein — protein MNTSNSHRAGLVRKLLPIAAAAMMLGGAACAHAADAVVLYTADGLENLYRDVLPAFEKKEGVKVNIVTAGSGEVVNRANVEKDSPKADVLVTLPPFIQQASQSGLLQSYQSANYRNVPAIAKASDGAWATFVNNYFSFAINPEVVKSQPKTFADLLHPDYSGKVAYSNPATAGDGMAVIILTTSLMGEDKAFDYLKKLEQSAKFHTKGTGYLDVLLSRNEISVANGDLQMDLDDAANGGLSLKPIFLAADASGRPTTFQLPYAIGLIKNGPNQAEGKKLIDYLMSTDVQSKVPDIYGIPGRTDVPLAGKNGEAVKQAIAGVKLIPVDWNQVMAKKADWTTRWKNEVIGSSGKQTEVVKPQ, from the coding sequence ATGAACACCTCGAATTCCCATCGCGCGGGCCTCGTGCGCAAGCTGCTGCCGATCGCGGCCGCCGCGATGATGCTGGGCGGCGCGGCCTGTGCGCACGCCGCCGACGCGGTCGTGCTGTACACGGCCGACGGCCTCGAAAACCTGTACCGCGACGTGCTGCCGGCGTTCGAGAAGAAGGAAGGCGTGAAGGTCAACATCGTCACCGCCGGCAGCGGCGAAGTGGTGAACCGCGCGAACGTCGAGAAGGATTCGCCGAAGGCGGACGTGCTGGTCACGCTGCCGCCGTTCATTCAGCAGGCGAGCCAGAGCGGCCTGCTGCAAAGCTATCAGAGCGCGAACTACCGCAACGTGCCGGCGATCGCGAAGGCGTCGGACGGCGCGTGGGCGACGTTCGTGAACAACTATTTCTCGTTTGCGATCAATCCGGAAGTCGTGAAGAGCCAGCCGAAGACCTTCGCGGACCTGCTGCATCCGGACTACAGCGGCAAGGTCGCGTATTCGAACCCGGCGACCGCCGGCGACGGGATGGCGGTCATCATCCTGACGACGTCGCTGATGGGCGAGGACAAGGCGTTCGACTACCTGAAGAAGCTGGAGCAGAGCGCGAAGTTCCATACGAAGGGCACCGGCTACCTCGACGTGCTGCTGTCGCGCAACGAGATCTCGGTCGCGAACGGCGACCTGCAGATGGACCTCGACGACGCGGCGAACGGCGGGCTGTCGCTGAAGCCGATCTTCCTCGCGGCGGATGCGAGCGGCCGTCCGACGACGTTCCAGCTGCCGTATGCGATCGGCCTGATCAAGAACGGTCCGAACCAGGCCGAGGGCAAGAAGCTGATCGACTATCTGATGTCGACGGACGTGCAGTCGAAGGTGCCGGACATCTACGGCATCCCGGGCCGCACCGACGTGCCGCTCGCCGGCAAGAACGGCGAGGCGGTGAAGCAGGCGATCGCGGGCGTGAAGCTGATTCCGGTGGACTGGAACCAGGTGATGGCGAAGAAGGCCGACTGGACGACGCGCTGGAAGAACGAGGTGATCGGCTCGTCGGGCAAGCAGACCGAAGTCGTGAAGCCGCAGTAA
- a CDS encoding GntR family transcriptional regulator: MTDLTQPDSVTPIDMVRQHSLTTLVRDEIERHIAAGALRPGDKLNEAEWAARLQVSRGPVREAFRALEQAGLVRNEKHRGVFVRTVSAVEAGELDVVLAALEETACRLVAARIDAALVAVLHDRLARMRDALGICDRDAYARASGEFRDAIVAAAGNGRLHDTYRRLAGELRLSRRGAQDARAAAGDETMTRSYAEHRAVLNALASRDADEAVALMRAYADDVRA; the protein is encoded by the coding sequence ATGACCGATCTCACGCAGCCCGATTCCGTCACGCCGATCGACATGGTGCGTCAGCACTCGCTGACGACGCTCGTGCGCGACGAGATCGAGCGGCATATCGCGGCCGGCGCGCTGAGGCCGGGCGACAAGCTGAACGAGGCCGAATGGGCGGCTCGATTGCAGGTGTCGCGCGGGCCAGTGCGCGAGGCGTTTCGCGCGCTGGAGCAGGCGGGGCTCGTGCGCAACGAGAAGCATCGGGGTGTGTTCGTGCGGACGGTGTCGGCGGTCGAGGCGGGCGAACTGGACGTCGTGCTCGCCGCGCTGGAGGAGACCGCGTGCCGGCTGGTCGCGGCGCGTATCGATGCGGCGCTGGTCGCGGTGCTGCACGACCGGCTCGCGAGGATGCGCGACGCGCTGGGCATTTGCGATCGCGATGCTTATGCGCGCGCGAGCGGCGAGTTTCGCGATGCGATCGTCGCGGCGGCCGGCAACGGCAGGCTGCACGATACGTATCGACGGCTCGCAGGCGAGCTTCGGTTGTCGCGTCGTGGCGCGCAGGATGCGCGCGCGGCGGCCGGCGACGAAACGATGACGCGTTCGTATGCGGAGCATCGTGCGGTGCTGAATGCGCTGGCGTCGCGCGATGCCGACGAGGCGGTCGCGCTGATGCGCGCCTATGCGGACGACGTGCGCGCGTGA
- the phnT gene encoding 2-aminoethylphosphonate ABC transport system ATP-binding subunit PhnT gives MNTAALSPAGLARALPDAGDDAGDAAAQAGVQIGHLSVRFGARTVLDDLSLTIRRGELLTVLGRSGCGKTTLLRFIAGFIEADGLSGSLTVAGRDLTHVPPHRRNLGLLFQSYALFPHLSVFENVAFGLRARRVPSRDVARRVADALKLVQLGDSGHVMPAQLSGGMQQRVALARALVIEPDVLLLDEPLSALDANLRASVRSELKALHERLPNLTIVCVTHDQDDALVLSDRTLLMRDGRIAQLGTPQQLYDTPRDAYVARYLGAANLLPPHVAFALGDPRHDERDRLACIRPEQLTIAPLGDGSLHGTVTSVEWYGAVLSVQVVLDAMPDEPTLVTMQRSQRMKPEKGMRVSLRYEADDVVLVHP, from the coding sequence GTGAACACCGCAGCGCTTTCTCCGGCGGGGCTTGCCCGCGCGCTGCCCGACGCGGGCGATGACGCGGGCGACGCCGCCGCGCAGGCGGGCGTGCAGATCGGGCATCTGAGCGTGCGCTTCGGCGCGCGCACGGTGCTCGACGATCTTTCGCTGACGATCCGCCGCGGCGAGTTGCTGACCGTGCTCGGCCGCAGCGGCTGCGGCAAGACCACGCTGCTGCGCTTCATCGCGGGTTTCATCGAAGCGGACGGTCTGTCCGGCTCGCTGACCGTCGCGGGCCGCGACCTCACGCACGTGCCGCCGCATCGGCGCAATCTGGGGCTGCTGTTCCAGAGTTATGCGCTGTTCCCTCATCTGTCGGTGTTCGAGAACGTCGCGTTCGGGCTGCGCGCGCGGCGCGTGCCGTCCCGCGACGTCGCTCGGCGGGTTGCCGATGCGCTGAAGCTCGTGCAGCTCGGCGACTCGGGCCACGTGATGCCGGCGCAACTGTCGGGCGGGATGCAGCAGCGCGTCGCGCTCGCGCGCGCACTGGTGATCGAGCCGGACGTGCTGCTGCTCGACGAGCCGCTGTCCGCGCTCGATGCGAACCTGCGCGCGTCGGTGCGTTCCGAATTGAAGGCGCTGCACGAGCGGCTGCCGAACCTGACGATCGTCTGCGTGACGCACGACCAGGACGATGCGCTGGTGCTGTCCGACCGCACGCTGCTGATGCGCGACGGGCGCATCGCGCAGCTGGGCACGCCGCAGCAGTTGTACGACACGCCGCGCGATGCGTACGTCGCGCGTTATCTGGGCGCGGCGAACCTGCTGCCGCCGCACGTCGCGTTCGCGCTCGGCGATCCGCGCCACGACGAACGCGACCGTCTCGCGTGCATCCGGCCCGAGCAGTTGACGATCGCGCCGCTCGGCGACGGCTCGCTGCACGGCACGGTAACGTCGGTCGAATGGTATGGCGCGGTGCTGTCGGTGCAGGTCGTGCTCGATGCGATGCCGGACGAGCCGACGCTCGTGACGATGCAGCGCAGCCAGCGCATGAAGCCGGAGAAGGGGATGCGCGTGTCGCTGCGCTATGAGGCGGACGATGTCGTCCTTGTCCACCCCTGA
- a CDS encoding phosphonate degradation HD-domain oxygenase: MALNLEDIRNLFAAWGSLAYSGEPVTQLEHALQSGALAQEAGASDELIAAAFLHDLGHLLNRQGETPTARGVDDLHQYYALPFLRPVLPDSVLEPIRLHVDAKRYLCAVDSAYYGRLSADSVRSLKLQGGVFDEAEAAEFAARPYASDAVLLRRWDDCAKEAGKATPDLDYFLSVVDRVMTKHALA; the protein is encoded by the coding sequence ATGGCACTGAACTTGGAAGATATCCGGAATCTGTTCGCTGCGTGGGGTTCGCTCGCGTATAGCGGCGAGCCGGTCACGCAACTGGAGCACGCGTTGCAGAGCGGCGCGCTGGCGCAGGAGGCGGGCGCGAGCGACGAACTGATCGCCGCGGCATTTCTGCACGATCTCGGGCATCTGTTGAATCGGCAGGGCGAGACGCCGACCGCGCGCGGCGTCGATGATCTGCACCAGTACTATGCGCTGCCGTTCCTGCGGCCGGTGCTGCCGGATAGCGTGCTCGAACCGATCCGGCTGCATGTGGATGCGAAGCGGTATCTATGTGCTGTGGACTCCGCGTATTACGGTCGCTTGTCCGCGGATTCGGTTCGAAGCCTGAAATTGCAGGGCGGGGTGTTCGACGAAGCGGAAGCGGCGGAATTTGCCGCGCGACCTTATGCGTCCGATGCGGTGCTGCTGCGTCGCTGGGACGATTGCGCGAAAGAGGCAGGCAAGGCGACGCCGGATCTCGATTACTTTTTATCCGTTGTCGATCGCGTGATGACGAAGCATGCGCTGGCGTGA